A genomic segment from Corylus avellana chromosome ca5, CavTom2PMs-1.0 encodes:
- the LOC132182460 gene encoding tubulin-folding cofactor E has translation MQDGSIESNSEFRVGQRVHSVGDPRRTGTVKYVGPIQGYSGTWVGVDWDSGDAKHDGSVNGFRYFRARSDRSGSFVRAHSLSPGISLLEALQLRYRGHSTKEEEDDMYVLSASNKRVSIQLVGKDKIQDKLSRFEELTGASLSYMDVSTPGVPCQIGTTVPKLKELDLTGNLLSEWKDLGTICDELPSLAALNISNNLMLLEICELPQLKSIRILVLNNTGINWKQIEILKDSLPAIEELHLIGNTISTILPTSSFVVRGFDSLRLLNLDDNCIAEWDEILKLSQLRSLEQLYLNKNNLNRIYYPNKNRMPEFLGGNELQKESPMPFENLCCLLLGGNNIEDLTSVDSLNTFPKLVDIRLSENPVADPGRGGIPRFVLVARLAKVEILNGSEVSPRERKDSEIRYVRLIMSKLQDNPEEIKLLHPRFAELKKSHGIEDEKPLVGATGPQKMASGLLSITLKCVGPSIGEKPPLTKKLPATTTVGKLKILCESFFKLKSIKPKLFLQEEGSPLPMLLEDEMDSLMDLGIGNETTILVDEES, from the exons ATGCAGGACGGGTCCATTGAGTCGAATTCCGAGTTCCGAGTGGGCCAGCGAGTCCACTCGGTCGGTGATCCACGCAGAACCGGGACGGTGAAATACGTGGGACCCATCCAGGGATACTCGGGCACGTGGGTGGGGGTGGACTGGGACTCCGGGGACGCCAAGCACGACGGCTCCGTCAACGGATTCCGATACTTCCGTGCCCGGTCGGACCGGTCCGGCTCGTTCGTGCGGGCTCATAGTCTGAGCCCGGGAATTTCGCTGCTCGAAGCTCTCCAGCTAAGATACCGTGGCCACTCCACCAAGGAAGAGGAAG ATGATATGTATGTCCTATCAGCTAGCAACAAGCGTGTATCGATTCAACTTGTTGGTAAAGATAAAATTCAGGACAAGCTGAGTAGATTTGAGGAGTTAACCGGGGCATCACTATCTTATATGGATGTTAGTACTCCTGGAGTTCCATGTCAGATTGGTACAACTGTGCCAA AACTAAAGGAGCTTGACTTGACTGGAAATTTGCTTTCAGAATGGAAG GATCTTGGCACCATCTGTGATGAGTTACCATCCCTTGCAGCCCTGAATATATCTAATAACTTAATGTTACTTGAGATTTGTGAGCTGCCACAGCTAAAAAGCATCCgcattttagttttaaataatACTGGCATAAATTGGAAGCAG ATTGAAATACTTAAAGATTCACTACCAGCAATTGAAGAGCTTCATCTGATAGGGAATACTATAAGCACAATACTG CCTACATCGTCCTTTGTAGTTCGGGGGTTTGATTCTCTGCGGCTTCTGAATTTGGATGATAATTGTATAGCTGAATGGGATGAAATCTTGAAGCTTTCTCAGTTAAGAAG CTTGGAGCAGCTTTATTTGAACAAGAACAATTTGAATCGCATCTACTATCCTAATAAAAATAGAATGCCTGAATTTCTCGGTGGTAATGAATTACAGAAAGAAAGTCCTATGCCATTTGAAAATTTGTGTTGCCTTCTTCTGG GAGGTAACAATATTGAAGATCTGACCTCTGTTGACTCGTTAAATACATTCCCTAAGTTGGTG gatATCAGGCTTTCTGAGAATCCAGTGGCTGATCCTGGAAGAGGTGGTATTCCAAGATTTGTTTTGGTTGCACGCTTAGCAAAAGTTGAAATACTAAATGGAAGTGAG GTAAGCCCTCGCGAGAGGAAGGATTCTGAGATTCG TTATGTTCGGTTAATTATGTCAAAGTTGCAAGACAATCCTGAAGAAATCAAATTGCTGCATCCCAG GTTTGCTGAGCTTAAAAAATCTCATGGGATTGAGGATGAAAAGCCATTGGTTGGAGCAACAGGCCCACAAAAAATGGCTTCAGGACTCTTGT CTATCACTTTGAAATGTGTGGGGCCATCTATTGGTGAGAAGCCCCCATTGACAAAGAAATTGCCAGCAACCACTACA gttGGTAAGCTAAAGATTCTTTGTGAAAGCTTTTTCAAGCTGAAGTCTATCAAGCCGAAATTGTTTCTGCAAGAAGAG GGTTCTCCTTTACCAATGTTGCTCGAGGATGAAATGGATTCTTTGATGGACCTCGGAATTGGAAATGAGACAACCATTCTTGTAGACGAAGAGAGTTGA